From Brassica oleracea var. oleracea cultivar TO1000 chromosome C3, BOL, whole genome shotgun sequence, a single genomic window includes:
- the LOC106333893 gene encoding probable pectinesterase 50 encodes MGYISLTIVAFLIAFASPVVLATDTAPIPEDRSQIPQWFQTNVAPYSQRKGTLDPALEAAETARQIITVNQKGGANFKTINEAIKSIPTGNKNRVIIKLAPGVYNEKVTIDVARPFVTLLGQPGSETILTYHGTAAQYGTVESATLIVWSDYFLAANLIIKNTAPMPKPGAQGQALAMRINGDKAAFYSCKFYGFQDTLCDDKGNHFFKDCYIEGTYDFIFGRGASLYLNTQLHAVGDGLRVITAQARQSDTEQNGYTFVHCKITGTGTGIYLGRSWMSHPKVIYAFTEMSSVVNPAGWRENFNRGYDKTVFYGEYKCFGAGSHQEKRVPYTQDVDQNEVRPFLTLGYIKGSTWLLPPPKY; translated from the exons ATGGGTTACATTTCTCTGACCATAGTTGCATTCCTAATCGCTTTTGCCTCTCCAGTGGTTCTAGCCACCGATACGGCGCCGATTCCAGAAGACAGGTCTCAAATCCCGCAATGGTTCCAGACAAACGTTGCACCCTATTCCCAGAGAAAGGGAACCCTAGACCCCGCCCTGGAAGCTGCTGAAACAGCACGACAAATTATCACC GTGAATCAAAAAGGAGGCGCTAACTTTAAGACAATAAACGAAGCGATCAAGAGCATTCCGACTGGAAACAAGAACCGTGTGATCATCAAGTTGGCTCCAGGTGTATACAATGAAAAGGTCACGATCGACGTGGCGCGACCATTCGTTACATTGCTTGGTCAACCTGGTTCAGAAACGATCTTGACTTACCACGGAACGGCTGCTCAGTACGGAACCGTAGAGAGTGCAACTCTTATAGTCTGGTCTGACTATTTCTTGGCAGCTAACCTCATCATCAAA AATACTGCTCCTATGCCGAAACCAGGTGCACAAGGACAAGCTCTAGCTATGAGGATCAACGGTGACAAGGCAGCTTTTTACAGCTGTAAATTCTACGGTTTTCAAGATACTCTTTGCGACGACAAAGGCAACCATTTCTTTAAGGACTGTTACATCGAAGGAACCTATGATTTTATCTTTGGAAGAGGAGCTTCCTTGTATTTG AACACGCAATTGCACGCTGTTGGAGATGGATTAAGAGTGATAACGGCACAAGCTCGACAAAGTGATACCGAGCAAAACGGATACACGTTCGTGCACTGCAAAATCACTGGGACCGGAACCGGAATTTATCTGGGCCGGTCTTGGATGAGCCATCCAAAAGTTATCTATGCTTTTACAGAGATGAGTAGCGTGGTCAATCCAGCTGGCTGGAGGGAAAACTTCAACCGCGGCTATGACAA GACGGTGTTCTATGGAGAATACAAGTGTTTCGGAGCAGGTTCACACCAAGAGAAGAGAGTGCCTTACACACAAGATGTTGATCAAAACGAAGTTAGGCCTTTCCTCACTCTTGGTTACATCAAGGGTTCCACTTGGCTACTTCCTCCTCCTAAATACTGA